In Ptychodera flava strain L36383 chromosome 21, AS_Pfla_20210202, whole genome shotgun sequence, a genomic segment contains:
- the LOC139121480 gene encoding uncharacterized protein — protein sequence MGMFFPRTNTWGVFTGLVIALAFGIFVSAGPILAREFNLELLAIHKMSFMWYTTVNFLVTVFVGLIVSEIARCVKPSLKRPVDPSLLVNLLRSKYPKNFDDKSVKQDGFQLSSKETNPPKCD from the exons ATGGGGATGTTCTTTCCAAGAACTAACACGTG GGGTGTCTTTACTGGCCTCGTTATTGCCCTCGCCTTCGGCATATTCGTCAGTGCTGGTCCTATATTAGCAAGGGAGTTCAATTTAGAGCTGCTAGCGATACATAAG ATGTCCTTCATGTGGTACACAACTGTTAACTTTCTGGTCACAGTATTTGTTGGTTTAATAGTCAGTGAGATTGCTCGATGTGTCAAACCATCGCTGAAGAGACCAGTTGATCCTTCGTTGCTGGTTAATTTACTCAG ATCGAAGTATCCAAAGAATTTTGATGATAAATCAGTTAAACAAGACGGGTTTCAGCTTTCATCCAAAGAGACCAACCCGCCAAAGTGTGATTGA